The following coding sequences lie in one Lolium perenne isolate Kyuss_39 chromosome 2, Kyuss_2.0, whole genome shotgun sequence genomic window:
- the LOC127337114 gene encoding uncharacterized protein, which yields MTAKARRKEGGTELSSSSGSSGQKPEGRASKRQTLVKLRTLRTSGVRNRKKPGSNSQKPEDYYSGYNIAVRRILKFHACQKAASDAVKKECDDEEEHYGRLRDPVVHSAFEERQFGDLITRGCASRYIPCSVVSVALFDGDTMLFACSGIPLPPGRSKLELTRYVTSARLAVEYECKRYRDDKLRINVRLPNDREKGGFLELCNHHIAIVTLLDRQAGHPLDMEHLAGFPSEDDEMLAAGRAFESGCFMAAKVKLATYGEEGQFYPSRLDLDLPISEKRLSLWKPVSSYEGRPVALLGGPVFGKDNRIIGMNIDVDTDGAYVSFLPLELLCIYLKHFQILNPKELHFRRYSKPDHVSTITPSGFMCKIYRLRHLGYPMPPPIMLELNGKLLNQFEALFGDVRAWKGYPFGSPNHCDEPVWRHLRKDVVKDISRRVVSVASFHGYERYFACTGLLIKWHQHTVVLTSASLVRSCNDEEIYEDEIDKGLKIEVFLPPKQRACGKLELYSLKYNIAIVSFEKKFISVCPENISRKSPKSSGKVVAVGSEPIDGLLMASIGDVKPRDKGCKLDCKDLKVSTCKIKKAGIGGPLINLDGSFVGMNFFDGRMLTPFLPRSKIVQVLRSKINLPLPSERGVDALVHLKGAPGGNSYRWPVPEPYWYHGLLDVDKAEHKHIGRKLQ from the exons GACGGCCAAGGCCCGGAGAAAAGAGGGGGGTACTGAGTTAAGTTCTTCAAGTGGGAGCAGTGGCCAAAAACCAGAAGGTAGAGCGTCCAAACGCCAGACACTAGTGAAGCTCCGGACATTAAGGACTTCAGGCGTGCGTAATCGCAAAAAACCAGGGAGTAACAGCCAAAAACCAGAAGACTATTACAGTGGTTACAACATAGCCGTCAGACGCATATTAAAAT TTCATGCATGTCAGAAGGCGGCGTCTGATGCCGTGAAAAAAGAatgtgatgatgaggaggaacatTATGGCCGACTCCGTGATCCGGTTGTTCACAGTGCTTTTGAAGAGAGGCAATTTGGCGATCTAATCACACGCGGTTGTGCCTCTCGATATATTCCATGCAGTGTCGTCTCGGTTGCCTTGTTTGATG GAGATACCATGTTATTTGCATGCTCAGGCATACCTCTACCACCAGGGAGAAGTAAACTTGAACTTACTAGATATGTGACTTCAGCACGTTTGGCTGTAGAATATGAGTGCAAAAGATACAGAGATGACAAATTGAGG ATTAATGTGCGCCTTCCGAATGATCGAGAAAAGGGTGGGTTCTTAGAGCTATGTAATCACCACATTGCTATTGTCACTTTGCTGGATCGCCAAGCTGGCCATCCTTTGGATATGGAGCACCTGGCAGGATTTCCCTCCGAGGATGATGAGATGCTAGCTGCTGGGCGTGCCTTCGAGTCGGGCTGTTTTATGGCTGCAAAGGTAAAGCTTGCGACTTATGGTGAGGAAGGTCAGTTTTACCCATCTAGACTTGACCTCGACCTACCGATCTCTGAGAAACGTCTCAGCTTGTGGAAACCCGTCAGCAGCTATGAAGGTCGCCCAGTG GCTCTACTTGGAGGGCCAGTGTTTGGAAAAGATAACAGGATTATCGGAATGAACATTGACGTTGACACTGATGGTGCATATGTATCGTTTCTACCACTGGAACTACTGTGTATATACTTGAAGCATTTTCAGATACTCAA TCCTAAAGAACTCCACTTCCGTCGATATTCAAAGCCTGACCATGTATCCACCATAACCCCTTCAG GATTTATGTGCAAAATTTACCGTCTTAGACACCTTGGCTATCCCATGCCACCACCAATTATGCTCGAAT TAAACGGGAAATTGCTTAATCAATTTGAAGCTCTCTTTGGTGACGTACGTGCATGGAAAGGGTATCCTTTTGGTTCACCCAATCATTGTGATGAGCCTGTCTGGAGGCATCTTCGAAAAGATGTTGTGAAAGATATATCCCGTCGTGTTGTCTCAGTTGCTTCATTCCATG GATACGAAAGGTATTTTGCGTGCACAGGCTTACTTATAAAGTGGCATCAACACACTGTTGTTCTCACTTCGGCCAGTTTGGTTAGGAGCTGTAATGATGAAGAAATTTATGAAGACGAAATTGATAAAGGCTTGAAG ATTGAGGTGTtcctcccaccaaagcaacgtgcCTGTGGGAAATTGGAATTGTATAGTTTAAAATATAATATTGCTATCGTTAGTTTCGAGAAGAAATTCATTTCTGTTTGTCCAGAAAACATTTCCCGCAAGTCTCCGAAGTCGTCTGGAAAAGTAGTAGCCGTGGGGAGTGAACCTATAGATGGACTATTAATGGCCTCAATTGGTGATGTGAAGCCTAGAGACAAGGGTTGCAAACTTGACTGCAAAGATCTTAAGGTGTCCACTTGTAAGATCAAGAAG GCTGGAATTGGAGGTCCTCTGATTAATCTTGATGGGAGTTTTGTTGGCATGAACTTTTTTGATGGAAGAATGTTAACTCCTTTCCTGCCAAGGAGTAAGATTGTCCAAGTTTTAAGATCAAAGATTAATCTGCCACTTCCATCGGAACG GGGGGTTGATGCTCTTGTGCACTTAAAAGGTGCCCCGGGAGGAAACAG TTATAGGTGGCCTGTGCCCGAGCCATATTGGTATCATGGTCTACTTGATGTGGATAAGGCTGAACACAAGCATATCGGAAGGAAACTCCAATAG